In Carya illinoinensis cultivar Pawnee chromosome 7, C.illinoinensisPawnee_v1, whole genome shotgun sequence, the following are encoded in one genomic region:
- the LOC122316466 gene encoding gibberellin receptor GID1C-like gives MAASNEVNLNESKMVVPLNTWVLISNFKLAYNLLRRPDGTFDRHLAEFLDRKVPANTKPVLGVFSFDVIIDRSTSLLSRIYRSADGEQPQLNIADLEKPVTAEVVPVIIFFHGGSFAHSSANSAIYDTLCRRLVAICKVVVVSVNYRRAPENRYPCAYDDGWAALNWVNSSSWLQSKDSKVHIYLAGDSSGGNIVHHVALRAVESGIEVLGNILLNPMFGGQERTESEKRLDGKYFVTIQDRDWYWRAFLPEGEDRDHPACNPFGPKGNFLEGIKFPKSLVVVASLDLIQDRQLAYVKGLEKAGQKVKLLYLEQATIGFYLLPNNNHFYTVMDEISNFVGSDC, from the exons ATGGCTGCGAGTAATGAAGTCAACCTCAACGAGTCCAAG ATGGTTGTACCTCTGAACACATGGGTCCTCATCTCCAATTTCAAGTTGGCTTACAATCTTCTTCGTCGCCCTGATGGTACATTCGACCGGCACTTAGCAGAGTTCCTTGATAGGAAAGTACCAGCTAATACAAAGCCGGTTCTGGGAGTTTTCTCATTTGATGTAATCATTGACCGTAGTACCAGCCTCCTTAGCCGGATCTATCGATCTGCTGATGGGGAACAGCCTCAATTAAACATTGCTGATCTTGAAAAGCCTGTGACTGCTGAGGTTGTCCCGGTCATAATCTTTTTTCATGGTGGAAGCTTTGCTCACTCCTCTGCAAACAGTGCTATATATGACACGCTATGTCGCCGACTAGTGGCCATTTGTAAGGTTGTTGTGGTCTCTGTGAATTATCGCCGTGCACCCGAGAACAGGTACCCATGTGCTTATGATGATGGTTGGGCTGCTCTTAACTGGGTTAATTCCAGTTCATGGCTTCAAAGTAAGGACTCGAAGGTTCATATATACTTGGCCGGGGATAGTTCTGGAGGTAACATTGTACATCATGTTGCTTTAAGAGCAGTAGAGTCAGGCATTGAAGTTTTGGGCAATATACTGCTCAACCCTATGTTTGGTGGGCAAGAGAGAACTGAATCTGAGAAGCGACTAGATGGAAAATACTTTGTTACTATCCAAGACCGAGACTGGTATTGGAGAGCATTCCTACCTGAAGGGGAAGATAGAGACCATCCAGCTTGTAACCCATTCGGTCCCAAGGGTAATTTCCTTGAAGGAATTAAGTTCCCCAAGAGCCTTGTCGTGGTGGCTAGTTTGGACCTTATTCAGGACCGGCAGTTGGCTTATGTCAAGGGGCTCGAGAAGGCTGGCCAAAAGGTGAAACTTCTATATCTGGAGCAGGCAACAATTGGCTTTTACTTGTTGCCTAACAACAATCACTTCTATACTGTCATGGATGAGATAAGTAACTTTGTGGGTTCTGACTGTTAA
- the LOC122315417 gene encoding paramyosin-like, producing the protein MAKKKVAPQAKDHVEEAPQSLDGSQSHNNQAKPMHDSAEKLQSLKALNSLLLKETFERRQQVESLEQAKETLQVELARSGEERNVLETELTRASEEGFGLELERSVICAFMETQIGELGAGFYGLVREKAEIDEMKLEREAEIGFLKKEVNELKANLENERDGLSRVCLERDLLKTEIDDVAKEANGLREKVVEMERKERTTLGEIKKLQMECEGLLKEKLEMESVVKGLKREKESVEWNLDESIRVIERLRSDIERVLREKGEVERERSVQELNIGELEKKVRELNEIVMNLRQYEEVLRLKVFEFEKKIAEAMDKEKEMNLEINVLMVLDATTKESEIRQHRIQELIRERNEIVELKLKRESEIVELNEEDGRQRNVISTLRESCRHEEEKNKQLMSEVTQYRDAFDRVTLERDEMQKGFYEENKKVKKMEALVSEKERGIQEAVEELGRMRRENENLMERNKAMENTLEVLVKEKDLVQKNLVEAQRGIDELMAKTESAGINTNRVLSMVKNTAASVCQSQDDMDGKKEVVINEQNIEEEIQAYVVELDAIKSAFRNKEKTVEDMRKQLEFLQNSVVEEQRKKSFWTVVSSATTIFAAASVAYVARGR; encoded by the exons atggcTAAAAAGAAAGTTGCTCCCCAAGCTAAAGACCACGTAGAAGAAGCCCCTCAATCCCTAGACGGAAGCCAAAGCCACAATAACCAAGCCAAACCAATGCATGACTCTGCAGAGAAGCTGCAGAGCCTCAAGGCCCTCAACTCTCTGCTTCTCAAGGAAACTTTTGAGCGGAGACAACAAGTCGAGTCCTTGGAACAAGCCAAGGAGACCTTGCAGGTCGAGTTGGCTCGGTCTGGGGAGGAAAGGAATGTCCTGGAGACCGAGTTGACTCGGGCCAGTGAGGAGGGTTTTGGGTTGGAGTTGGAGAGGAGTGTGATTTGTGCTTTTATGGAGACCCAGATTGGTGAATTGGGCGCTGGGTTTTACGGGTTGGTGAGAGAGAAGGCAGAGATTGATGAAATGAAGCTTGAAAGAGAGGCCGAGATTGGATTTTTGAAGAAAGAGGTCAATGAGCTGAAAGCTAATCTcgaaaatgagagagatgggCTGAGTCGGGTGTGCTTGGAGAGGGATTTGCTTAAGACGGAGATTGATGACGTTGCTAAGGAGGCTAATGGGTTGAGAGAAAAAGTAGTGGAGatggagagaaaagagaggacaACTTTAGGTGAGATTAAAAAACTGCAAATGGAATGTGAAGGGTTATTGAAGGAAAAGTTGGAGATGGAAAGTGTGGTCAAGGGCTTGAAGAGGGAAAAAGAATCGGTTGAATGGAATTTGGACGAGTCGATAAGGGTTATCGAGAGGTTGAGGAGTGATATTGAGAGGGTTTTGAGGGAGAAGGGTGAGGTTGAGAGGGAGAGAAGTGTGCAAGAACTGAACATTGGTGAATTGGAGAAAAAAGTGAGGGAATTGAATGAGATTGTTATGAATTTGAGGCAGTATGAGGAAGTTTTGCGCTTGAAAGTTTTtgagtttgaaaagaaaattgctGAGGCTATGGATAAGGAAAAGGAGATGAATCTGGAGATTAATGTCTTG ATGGTCTTGGATGCTACTACCAAGGAATCAGAGATTAGGCAGCACAGGATTCAGGAACTGATTCGAGAGAGAAATGAGATCGTGGAATTGAAGCTGAAACGAGAAAGTGAGATTGTTGAGCTGAACGAAGAGGATGGCAGACAAAGGAATGTTATATCTACATTGCGAGAGTCCTGTAGACATGAAGAAGAGAAGAACAAGCAATTAATGTCTGAAGTTACTCAATATAGGGATGCTTTTGATCGAGTTACGCTTGAGAGGGACGAGATGCAGAAGGGTTTCTATGAGGAGAacaagaaagtgaaaaaaatgGAGGCTTTGGTTTCAGAGAAGGAAAGGGGGATTCAAGAAGCCGTGGAAGAGCTGGGCCGGATGAGGAGGGAAAACGAGAATCTGATGGAGAGAAATAAGGCGATGGAGAACACTCTGGAAGTTTTGGTGAAGGAAAAGGATTTGGTACAGAAGAACCTTGTCGAGGCCCAACGAGGAATTGATGAATTGATGGCTAAAACGGAATCGGCAGGCATTAATACAAATCGGGTGTTGAGCATGGTGAAGAACACTGCGGCATCGGTGTGTCAGTCTCAAGATGATATGGATGGTAAGAAAGAAGTAGTTATCAATGAGCAGAATATAGAGGAAGAGATTCAGGCATATGTGGTGGAGTTGGATGCCATCAAGAGTGCTTTCAGAAACAAGGAGAAGACAGTGGAGGATATGAGGAAACAGCTTGAGTTTCTACAGAACTCCGTGGTTGAGGAACAAAGGAAGAAGAGTTTCTGGACTGTTGTTTCTTCTGCAACAACAATTTTTGCTGCAGCGTCCGTTGCTTACGTTGCTAGAGGTCGCTGA